The genomic stretch ACCACGCACGAGGctgccctgccctgtccctgcccaGGTGGTGTTCGAGGCGGTAGCCGCCGGCGTGGAGCACTCCTATATCGCGCTGGACGACCTGCTCCTCCAGGACGGGCCCTGCCCTCGCCCAGGTGGGAGCCCCGCggccgggccccgggcccccTTGTGACCGATCCGCGGCTGGTACCAGCTCCAGTGCGGACCGGCAGATGCCTGgcccggccccccggccccctgGCCCCAgcaggacagagaggggaggcagCAGCGCTCACTGGCCGGGCTCCCCGGGGGCGTGGGGGCACCCCTGCTCACTGCCCAGGTCTCCCGCAGCTTCCTGTGACTTTGAGGCTGGCCTGTGTGGCTGGAGTCatctggcctggcctggcctgggaggGTACAGCTGGGACTGGAGCAGTGGGGCCGCACCTTCCCgctacccccagcccctggtggaTCACACTCTGGGCACAGAGACAGGTGCGTCCGAGGTGGGCAAGGGGCCCcggggccacacacacacaccccggggGGGCAcgcaccccaccccgccccaggccAACCGGCCCAGCCCGTGGGGGCTCCCATCAGAATCAAGGGCCACGGCCAGTTAGCCAGGCACCCTGTCCCTCTCACCTCCAGGACACTTCGTGCTCTTCGAAACCCACATGCTGGGCCCGGGGGGCCAGGCAGCCTGGCTGCACAGCCAGCCTCTGCCCGCCACCGAGGCCTCCTGCCTCCGCTTCTGGTACCACATGGGCTTCCCGGAGCACTTCTGTGAGTGGGGCCGGGCAAGTAGCGATGGGTGCTGGAAGCAGCGAGGGCGGATGGGGGCAGCCCTGGCCCACCGGGCTGGGGACCTGAGCCGCCCCGGCCCCCTTCTTGCAGACAAGGGCCAGCTGCGGGTGCTCCTGAACAGCGCCCGGGGCCAGCTGGCCGTGTGGAGCATGGGCGGGCGCCTGCGGCACCAGTGGCTGCTGGGCCAGGTGGAGGTGGCCAGCGCAGAGGAGTTCCAGGTGAGGCCGGGCCGCCCGGAGCCTGGCGGTTGCGgaggccccaggccccgccctcctcctccagcccgcgcagccagccccctctccctctggtcAGATCGTGTTTGAAGCCACTCTAAGCGGCCAGCCAGCCGTGGGGCCCATCGCCCTGGACGACGTCGAGTATCTGGACGGACGGCACTGCCAGCTGCCTGCACCCGGCCGGGGTAAGCGCTGCCCAGGTCAGCCAGCCCCGCCCCAGATCCGGGACTCCGTCAGGCTTGGCAGCCTGTGGCTTGCACGGCTGCCCAAGGAGCCAGGAGAGCCACCGAGGCGGGacctgccccgcccctccccctgcccactgtcccctccctttCTGGGCCGGGCCACCCCTGCCCTTGGTCCCTCAGGAGCCGAGTCGGCTCTCAGCCGGCCTCTGCACTCCACGCCCTCACTCCCAGACCCTGGAGGAGGTGCCCGGCGGGCCGGCGGCCGTGGCCAGCCTGCCCGTGGAGCCCACGCGGCCCACTGTCTCTTTGTGATGGAGGGGCGGCTCTAGCTTGAGGCTGTGACCCCCGCCAGGTCTGGAGCCTCGTGCTGGCACGACCTGCCAGGGTTTCAAGGATGGGCCGTCCCAAGCGCCACCTCAGGGGACAGGGCCGACAGGCAGGGCTTGAGTCCTCGGGCTCACACGGCCCTCGGACCACAGGGGACACGGTAGTGGCCACATCGGTGCCAGCCGCGGTCGGCGGTGCCCTCGTCGTCCTTGTCCTCCTCGTCCTGCTAGGACTGGCGGGACGACGCTGGCTGCAGAAGGGGGGCTGCCCGTCGCAGGGCGAGACAGCGGCTGTGGCCCCCGGCTTTGACAACATCGTCTTCAATGCGGTAGGAGCCCCTGGGTAGGGACAGGTGGGCAGGGCTGACTGGGGAGAAGCCCCCTGGTCCGCTCTCCCTGGCCAGGGCCGTCCACACGCGCAGCGGCCACCCAGCAGTCAGaggcccctctccttcctcctagGACGGTGTCACCCTGCCGGCCTCGCTCACCGACAGCCAGTAGATGACGCAGAGAAGACTCTGGCTCCTCACAAGACGGtcgccccccaccccttcccccaatcCCTGGCAGACAGAGCCCAAGGAAcaacccctgcccctcccccaggacgCACCGAGCCCCCACACGGTCACCCAGCACCGAGACTGCCACCCACGTGCCTGGGTACAGTCCTCACCCCAACAATAAACGCCCTGGCCCCCGAGGGCAGCCCCCACTTATTGGCTGAGGTCTGTGCACCCTGCTCTGTCAGCGGGAAGGTGGGCTCTTGGGGATCCCCAGAACTGACCCAACCTGCCTGAAAGGATGTGCTTGGGGGCACCTCCCACAGGTCTCAGTGACTCAGCTGACAGGTAACAGGCAGGCCACACGGGACGGGGCCGAGGGCTAGAGGCACCAGAGGCAGATACAGCGGGACCCTGAGAAGCCCCTGTCCCTGGCCGGGAAGGCACCCCAGCACCCAGGCTATCCAGCCCAGCCTGTGGGAATCtgacccaggccctgcccagcccctgcctcgctgggtgattctttttctttctttttttttttttaatgtttatttacttttgagagagagagagacagaacacaagtgggagaggagcagagagagagggagacacagaatccgaagcaggctccaggctctgagctgtcagcccagagcccaacgtggggctcgaacccacgaaccgtgagatcatgacctgagccgaagttggacgcttaaccgactgagccacccaggtgcccctcgctgGGTGATTCTAATTCAGGACAGGGAGAAACCCCGGACACAGACTGACCAGCAAACGCTGAAGTAGCTGTCAGGGACATAAAGCTGGTCTGGTGAGGAAACGCCCTGCTTTGTCCGTGATTCCACATAAAGGTCCCACGTCCACTGTCCCATGGTAAAGGGTCCGTGCCGTAAGTGTCCCCGAGCTCACCATCCCGTGGGCAAATCCAGTGGTCCCCGGAATGATGTGTCTCAGAGGTCACTCGGTGCCCTGGGGATGCTGCTGAGGTCACTGGAAGGCAAACCCAAGGCTCCCACCCTCCTGACCTCACGGGGTCCAAGGATGAAGGCAACCCCCCTCTCTCGGAGGTGTCAAGGCCCCTGGTGTGCCTGCATTCCCTCCTTGCCTAGTAAAACGGAGCCGAATCTTCCTAACCCAGGGAGGGTCCCCGGCTCTGCTCTTCCacaagggaaatttttttaaaaaatcacttattcATTAAGTAAGCTCCAACcaaacccaacgtggggcctgaacccacgacccctgagaccaagagcctcacgctctggggcacctgggtggctcagtcggttaagcatccaactcttggtttctgctcgggtcacGATCTGCCATGgcctcatgagttcaagctctgggtcaggctctgtgctgacagcgtggagcctccttgggatcctcccttcccccttcattctctctcaaaattaataaataaactttaaaaaaaaatcacacgctccaccgaccgagccagccaggcacccccacaggaAGTTTTGACACGGCCCTGCCTGGGCCTGGAAGGTCCCACTGGGCACAGCCATCCCGGGGAAGGGGAGACAGCCACACCTGCACAGCCAAGTGCCCCCTCCTGCCTGGGGTGAGACCACGTTGCCATCCAGCCCACTGGAGACTCCACGCCAGGGGAGGGCACGGGTCCGGGATCAAGGGGCTGACTGAAGCCTGTGGCCTATCCCAGCAGACGGTGACGAGGAAGCGGCACCACAGAGGGTGACCTTCAGGGTCCCTCAAGTACTCCCCAGGGCATGTCAGGAGAACCCTTTCTTCCCTACATCATGGGCCAGAGACACACGCGGGGACCCGGCAGATCAGACCGGACACCAGCAGGAAGGGCAACACGTTTATTAGCTTCTCTAAAAGCCGACTGGAGAAGACATCTTCTCTTCTGGGTcaggccaccccaccccacagccccGCCAGCGTGAGGTGGTCCCGCTCAGAGCTCCCCGGGGAGCCGCCCCAAGGCTGGGCAGACAccagggatgggaaggaaaaaaaatcaggagaagCAATACTTTGCAAGGTTTTGTTTGACAGCAGGGTAGAGGGGGTTCCCGGGCAGGGCTGACGCCCCGCGTTCCGCTCGGCCACGTGAAGAGACCACGCTGGCACCGGTGGTCAAGGGGAACCAGCCAGGCGAGATCAGCCGGAACGCACTGATTTCGAGGCTTTGTGTTCATTTCGCCCTGGGCCCCTTCTCAATCGGCTTCCCGATATCCTTCCCCCGGAGCTTCAGGCCTGAAAGAGCCATTGGCCCGCTCACCGCCACGGCGCCCCGTCTGGGACCCAAGAGGCGGGGCGGCGCCACAGCGTCCCCACCCATCCGCCCTGACACGGCAGCATTGCCCGCACGACCTTCTccatgggaaggagggaaggagggaaggagggaaggagggaaggagggaaggaggcgggagagagcagggaggcagaggatcacCAGCAGTCCTGGCTGGGCTTAGCCCCCCACGTGCACCTGCCAGCCCCCCAGCGGACCTGGCCGACGCCCCTCCCAGAACCAGAACTGGGACTCCAGCGCTCTGGGAGCTCCCCGTGCTGGGGGCCATGCTGACACCAGAGAGGAAGTCAATGCCCATggcggcaggggagggggggacacaAGTGCCTGAACAGGAGGGCCACTGGGCCCTCTGTCCACAGGCCCAGAGGGCGCTGGCCAGCAGCAGAGGGAGGGGTAGACAGGACGTGAAaggtgaaagcaggggagggcgCCCAAGACGGTGCCCTCATGAGCTTCTTAGGGGTCCGGAGAATTCCACGGCCTCAGGGGCCATCCTGTGCTCAGCACCTGCTGAGGGCACCCGGTCAGAGGGCAGCAGCGGAGACCCAATGAGGGACCTGAAGACACTCACCGATAGCTCTCTCGATCTTGCCCAGAACCTGGTTATTAGGAATGGCCCGTCCGCTTTCATAGTCCGCGATGACCTGTGGCTTTTCGTTGATTTTCTAAAGAAACGTATCACACGCACAGCGGTTCGGTAAGAAGAGGCCACGAAGCCAGCACACAGCCAAGGGAGTCGCCACAAGCACCACCTTCCAGGCAGCACGCGGCCGAGGGCCTTGCTGAGCAGCTGGGGCTACACGCGCTGGAAGCCACCTCATGCTGGAAAGGAACTTACGTCCGCCCTGACCCGGCTtccagagagaatcccagggccGAGGGCAAACAAGGCCTTGAGTCCCGGCCCCCCCCGCCAAGCCTGGGAGGACGACCCTGCCGCGCTCACCGTGGCCAAGTCCTTCTGAGTCAGCCCCTTGCTCTGCCGGCCTTGCTGGATCACCTTGCCCACCTCCAGGGTCACCCGGTCGTGGTGCAGCTCCTCAGTCTCCCGGTCCAGCTTGGCCGTGTTCTTGGTGATCGAATGCTGTTTGTTCTGGCCGGCGGCCCCTGGACCAGCACGCGACAAAAACAGAGGACAGGGTTTGCGACAAACCCAAAATAAAGCCGTTTCAAGACGGGAACCAGGCATGACAAGCGACCTGTGCCAGGGAGACACGGGAAGCCAGGTATCCCAACACGGGGAAGCCACAGGCACAAGAGCATGGGGTCCAGAATTTGGTCCCCACTACAGGAAGTGAGCACAGCTGCTCAGCTCAGACCCCAGGCGTCCCCCAGCCCCGCAGCGGCCCCAGCACCCCTGGGGGCAGCACAGGCGAGGCGGGCGCCTGTCACAGAGGTGCCCTGACAGCGCACCCTCGTTTTGTGAGGAAGCACAAGTACTCACACTTCTTGGAAGTCTCCACATCTTCTCCCCGTCTCTGAGCTGCTAGGATAGCCTAGAACGTTCACAAAAGGGTTCTGGTCAAAATCGGCCTTGGCAGGGTCTGGCAAACACCAGCTGAGGCCGCTGTTAGCCGGACAACACGCGTGCCCACGGCAGGCGCCTCTGGAGCCCGGGGAAGCCCGGCTCGGAGCTCCCGGCCCCAGGCACTGCTGCCTCCCTCTGCTCTCAGGCACGAGGTACCCCCGcgcccgccacccccacccctcgctTCCTCACTGCGGACGAGCACAGGCTGACGGGTTCCTCTGAGAAATCCGTGCTCACGGCGGACCTACTCCTCCACTAGGCTCTCCTGCAAAACCAGGAAGGAAGGTCAAGCGCTGGCCGGGTGCAACCTTCCTCCGTGGACCTGACTCCTGAGAGGAGAGCCCAGCCCCCAGACATCACCAACGAGAGCAATACCCTTCTGTCTACGTTTGCCAAAAATTAACGCAACGGATTTCTTGACAATTCTGATGCTTCGGAGAAGTGACCGGGGCCCTTCTGAGTGTGACACGTTCAGAGACGCTGTCTAGACATGTTCGGGTGACTCCTAGCTTATGGCTATGAAATttcctctgggaaaaaaaaaaaaggaatagcgAATTTGGTTTTGACCATGCAAATGATAAGGTCGGGGCAGGTCAGCGACTGCCAGGTGCTAGGGCTGCACCCAGTCCCGGCCCAGACCGGGCCCCAGGGCACAGGCCCCAGGCCCCGCAGAGGTGGTCACTGAAGCTCACAGGTGAATTCTGCATAGATTAGCCACGCTAGAGACCAGTTACCAAGTACCTCCCAGGGCGTGTCATCTACACTTGAAAGACCCAGAAGCACTGGGTCTCTAGGCCACCTCAGCCCAGTCACAGGGACCCCCGATGGCCTGAAACGGGCCTCCGCGATGCTCCACAGGCAGCGTCAGGCTGCCCAGGCATCTGCGGGAGAGACCCTGGGGGCGTCCGTACCGCCTCCGCCCCCTATCTGCACCGCGGTCCCCAATCCCCGCCCCCAGGTCCACCTCTTCGACCTCACCTGgtcccccatcccccccatcccGGCTGTCAGAGGCCGCAAGTCcaccctgtccctgtccctaTTTACAGCCTCGCCCCCGGACCTGTGTCCCTGGCTCCAAAGACTGCTGGGCCCTTCCGCACCCACCCCAGCGCAGCCGGTCCACGCCcccaccatctccctcacccctccGTCCTCCCACCACGCCGACCTGTCGTCCCATACCCTGCGGCCGGGCCCTGGCCCTTGCCCGCACCCCGCCTCTGTCGTAACTGTCCGAGCCCGGCCATTTTCCTCACGCCGGTCTCCCGTCTCCTAGCCCCGGCGCCATCCCCTCACGCAGGCCCCTTGCTGATCCGCCGCCCCCCTGGCCCACCCAGCCCcggtccccaccctgcccctagTCCCCGTCCCCACCGGGTCCCCCATCCCCGGGCTCCCCGCCCCGCGGCCGCCCCGCCCGCGCGGCCGCCCCTGAGTCCCGAGGCCCACACGGCGCCGCACCTGCTTGGACTTGGCCTGGGCAGCCGTGGGGCCCTTCTTGCGCAGCACCGTCACCGTGTCCCAGTCGCTCTCGGCCATGGCGGGCAGGCAGGTCCGGCGGTCCGTCCGGCGGCTCCGCGGCAGCTGCTCGAGACCCGGCGACGCGACGTCCCCTCGTCGCTCGGCCGCTTCCGGCGCCCGCCGCCGgcccgcccccgcctccccatTGGCGGGCGGCTCGGGGGGCGGGCACTTCCCTCTTCTCAAGGCCAATCCGCGCCCGGCTCGTCCGAGGGATCGGCGGGCGGCGCGCGACGTGGGGAGGGAGGCGTCGGGGCCGTGCGCGGCCCGGGCGCGGAGGGTGCTCTGACGGCGCCCTGGGCTAGGCCCGGGGACGCTGGCGGCAGGGCGAGGGGACGCGCGGTGGGGACAGCGGATCCCCGCTGGggggaaagtggggaggggcgACTCGGGGAGGAGAGGGGGCACCGGTGTGCGGGGGAGACCAGGGCCCCTAGGAGGCGGAGGGGTGCGGTGGGGCGATGCGCAGGAAGAGCAGAGGTGCGGTGGGGGCGAGGGCGCCAACAGGAGGGATggcgtgagtggggagggtgcCGGGGCGCGCCGAGAGGACAGGACCGCGGAGCCCCGACCCCAGTGGGGGACTGGCGGCCCCGCAGGCGCTCGGTGGGCCCACACCTAGCTCTCGGGTCCACCTTTGGGCACGGGGAGGGACCACCCCCTTCCCGGTCACGTGCGCGGTGGGGATGCGGAAAACTGGATGCCAAGGGACACGTTGCCTCCTCAGCTTTTCTGTATTTGAGCTCAGTTTCTGTTTCGTGCTTTTTATTTCGTCACCCTGCACGCAGTTTGAAGTTCAGTTTCCCTGGAGTTGCGGTCACGTGTTGCAAAGATGTTGGGGACGAGGGTGGATCCGGGTTTGGTGGGGCCTAAAGCATATGCAATTTGGGGTGggtctctccttaaaaaaaaaaaaagtaaaatgataaaaataagctTAGTTACAAAAGTTAATATTCTTGTATAACGTGTATATTTTGTATAATGTTAAAAATGgatgctttggggcgcctgggtggctcagtcggttaagcgtccgacttcggctcaggtctcgatcttgcggtccgcgagttcgagccccgcgtcgggctctgggctgatggcccagagcctggagcctgcttccgattctgtgtctccctctctctctgctcctccccacttcgtgctctgtctctctctgtctcaaaaataaataaacgttaaaaaaaatttttttttaaataaaaaataaaaaaaaatggatgcttTATTTTACAGTAATTACCAGCTTACAGATAACTTACATAATGAGAAGTCAATACGTTTTCAAAAGCCGACAAACTCCTCAAGCATCACAAAGTttggaaaaataacatttgtacGAAGTATCAAATGCATCTCTTTACTGCTTTTGCTTACATTTTTGGCTGTATTCTCTTGGCCACCTCATGACTTTGCAGAATGGTTTTATGAAAACAGCAGAAAGACTCCTCAGACATTTCCCTAGGCCGTTTGACAGAATTTGTATCTCATCTTCGGTATTGACATTGGTTTGGGTAACACTTGGGGCTTTGCATAGATGCGCTCACCCTTGGTGGCATTGCTATGGCTCCCTGCTCCACAGACGGGAATTCTGACCCATGCAGTCCCcgtctaaaagaaaaaagatacacagtACATAACATTGTGTATACTGTGTTACGGAATACATTTATCGGAGACGATAAACGTATCGGGCGCGCGCCCCGGCACCTTCCCCGCTCACGCCCTTTATCCAGATGTTGGGGAGAACCAAGTCCTCCGCTCCCAATTTGCAGACTCACTTCTGGTTCAGAGCCCaaatcttgttttcttcctcactTCCCCGTGCCTAGACTGTGGGGGTGGGCAATTCGCAGCCATAGAAGACGTGCCCACCCAGGGAAGGCAGGCAAAACAACATCATAAAAATCTCCCAGAAACCCCAACTAAACGCATGCCAACTCGAGATCGCCATAGTGGGGTCCCAAAAATGCCGTGGTCTCCCCAGCGGGCCCCGGAAAGAGTGTGGTGAAGGAACAGCCTACCTGGAAAGAGGCAGCGGCCTTAACCGATCGTTAACATGAGGTCCGCGGATCTCGCCAACATTTGACCACGTGAACCCACTACAGGGCCCTCGAGAGTCGTGGCTGGGATCCCGGCAAGAGAAGTCGCATCAGCCCCGCGGCGTTGCGactgccctgggtggctcaggcccaGAGAACGGCTATCCGGACCTAGACGTCCTCTGTCCGCGCGGGCATCTGCCGGTATCCGCACAGCCCCATCTAGCCTTTGGTCAGGAGTCCAGGCCCGAAGCCACAAAGACTTCCGGTGCCCCTGTCCTTGTGGCGTGCTCTCCTACAAGGACACGGGTGGTGCAGGCGTCTGTGCCTCCTCCCACTCACCGGCGCACACCCCCTCCTGGCTCTGGGTGCTTCCAGTTGACTCAGGGTCCAGGGAAGGGTAGCCTTGGGGACGGAGCTGGAGCGGGTGTCACACAGCCAGCTTTGGGAGGCCTGGTAAGCAGTGCGGAGCTTTCCGGCGGCGTCCTGCCAGTAGTGTTGGCGAATCGTCTGCCTGCAGTGTTGAAGGTAAGCTGTCTATCAGCGTCAGCCCTTTATCctcagacagagaggagagaaaaaattataaagccttctggaaaacaaaagccCCAGCTGTTTCTATATTTCTAAGATAAAGATCGATTTAAATATTGTATTCCCAGTAAAAGATTAGCGTTAAACCTTATCAACTGAAAACTCTCTAGTAAAATCTAGTAAACGCGAGAGTCTTCGTGAACGAGGGATTATTCACAATGACAATAGACGGACTTTAAGGTGTTCCCGTGATTCCGCCTCCCGGTAGTCCAGCCTTTGTGTGATTCgccactctaatttttttttttttttattgtggtaaagtaCCCTTAACACAAAATTACCGTCTTCGCTATTTTTAAGCATACCGTCCGCtagtattaaatacatttgtaatgCCATGACACCATCACAAGCATGCATCCTCATAACTTCATTTTGTAGAATTGAAACCGTGTCCCCCTTAAACGCTGACTTCCATTCCGCATGCCCCCCCTTGGCATGCCCCCCCCATTCCACTTTCTACGATTTCGCCTCCTCTAGGGACATCATATGAGTGGAATCctgcaatatttgtccttctgtgactggctctCAGCAGTGTCCTCAAGGCTCACTCATCGCACAGCGTGTGTCCgaagttccttcctttttaaggttgaatgcTATGCCGTCGTGTGCCGGTACCAAAATTGGCcattcagccagccagccagccacctgcGGACATGGGTTGCTTCCGCCATTGGCCGTTATGAACGACGTCATGGGTAATCCTGCTGTGAACACAGACGTACGCGTAGCTTTCTGTCACCCTGCTTTCAATCCTTTAGACATAaggaagtggaattgttgggtcgtaTGGTATTTCTGTCTTCGAGTCCCACCGTGTTCGGACTTCCCTTGCTTCCAAATGAGAAGTCAGCGGTGGGTGCCGTCGTTGGTAGCATCGTCCTCCGCAAGTCATGTGACATGGTCTccactttcaagatttttctcttgatttttggaTTTTCCTTTCAAGTGCCCAGGTACACATTTGgttttttatttgggggagagacaAGAGTGTGCACGCCcaaggcagtgggggaggggcagagagagaggagggagacaggatcccaagcaggctctgcgctgacagcttcaagcttgacacggggctcgaacttgtgaaccgagagatcatgacctgagccaaagtcggaggcctagccggctgagccccccaggcacctcacttttgtttttatttatcctaCTCGGGTTTCCTGAGCTTCTTGGATACATACGTTAATGTTGTTCATCACATTGGgatgatttgggggcacctgggtggctcagtcggttaagcgtccgacttagctcaggtcatgatctcacggtttgtgagttggagccccgcgtcgggctctgtgctgacaagctcggagcctggagctgcttcggattctgcgtctccctctctcgctgcccctcccccacttgcactccgtctctgtctctcaaaaatgaataagtattaaaaaaaaaagggacgaTTTTTACTAGtgtttagatattttaatttttctgtcccactctttgtcttgtcttttctccGGGATGTGATCCTGCTAGTTCTGTCTGTCCCACCGttcttttttcaatctttatttgcTCTGCTCTTCAGATTGGATAATATCTCCGGCTATTTTCAGGGGCCCTCGGCctactttctgcttctctgaTATGGTATTTAGCCCAGAGAAATTTTCCCTCCAGCTGCTATATCCAGGCTGTCTCCACTGTAGGTGTCACAGGAGGTGACATCTGGGCTTCGCCTCCAGGGCACAAGGTGTCGTGGGTCTGACAGTTCCAGACGGACGCCGGCAAAGAAGAGGCCTCTTCGAGATTTGAACACGAATGACCCGCTGAGTTTGCCTTTGGCAAAGATCGCTGTGCCCACAGTGTGGACAGCGGGGGCGTGTACGCGGGGCTGGGGCAGTGTCCAGGGGAGTGTGGGCAGTGCTTTGGACTGGCCAGGGCCTAAGGAGTGGCCAGGTGCCTGGAAGGGGCGGAACGCCCTATGGAAGCCAATGACGTCGGGTTGGATCCACACACCAACGGGCCTCTTGCTGATTGTTAACTTAAAAGTGactggttggggcgcctgggtggctccgtcggttgggtgaccgacttcggctcaggtcatgatctcgcggtttgtgagttcgagccccgcgacgggctctgtgctgacggctcggagcctggagcctgcttcggcttctgtgtctcctcctctctctacccctctcctgctcacgttctgtgtctctctcagtagtaaataaacgtttaaaaaattaaaaaaataataaaagttactgGTTATTTCCTTTGTCAGCATTTCGATGAATATTGTTAATAGCAGATCCCTATAATACACTATGATTGTATTTCCTTTCCCATATAACTTTTTCCTATATTGatggttgtttctaattttctggtcagtcatatgttttgttttgttttgttttgttttgttttgtgtttttcttctctttgtgtccCCCTTCCTGTCTGTGAGAGCTGTCATCTCTCAAGGGGGCCCACCCGTCCGGTGACTGGTCATCTTTGTGCTTCCCAGGCCTCGTCCTCTGCCGCCCACT from Panthera uncia isolate 11264 chromosome D4, Puncia_PCG_1.0, whole genome shotgun sequence encodes the following:
- the EDF1 gene encoding endothelial differentiation-related factor 1; the encoded protein is MAESDWDTVTVLRKKGPTAAQAKSKQAILAAQRRGEDVETSKKWAAGQNKQHSITKNTAKLDRETEELHHDRVTLEVGKVIQQGRQSKGLTQKDLATKINEKPQVIADYESGRAIPNNQVLGKIERAIGLKLRGKDIGKPIEKGPRAK